In one Silene latifolia isolate original U9 population chromosome 10, ASM4854445v1, whole genome shotgun sequence genomic region, the following are encoded:
- the LOC141604649 gene encoding endoglucanase 10-like, which yields MEGEKSSKGGCLGWFLVLIVVAAIAAGIGVYIKSKIHHSGDGKPEPVPGPPGAIVTKYSDALKLSMQFFDIQKSGKLVDNQIPWRGDSGLKDGNSAKLDLTKGLYDAGDHMKFGFPMAFTATVLSWAILEYGDQMAVVKQLQPAQDNLKWITDYLINAHPTDNVLYIQVGDPDLDHKCWERPEAMTEKRPLTQINASTPGTEVAAETAAAMAAASLVFKTSNSDYSSNLLKHAKQLFNFADKYRGSYSENIPKVATYYNSTGYGDELLWAASWLYHATKDNTYLQYVNDNGKEFANFGSPSWFSWDNKLAGTQVLLSRVTMFGSKDLSSSANSGLQNYRETAEAVICGLLPNSPTATSSRTDGGLVWISDWNALQHPVASAFLAVVYSDYMLSSRTASVSCSGKSYKPSQIRKFAISQADYVLGKNPMKLSFLVGYGDKYPQYVHHRGASIPADAKTGCDDGFIWLNSTKPNPNIAVGALVGGPFLNETFIDSRNNSMQTEPSTYNNALVVGLLSGLITTSSVVQSFT from the exons ATGGAGGGTGAAAAGAGTTCAAAAGGAGGTTGTTTAGGTTGGTTTTTAGTGTTAATAGTAGTAGCAGCAATTGCAGCAGGAATTGGTGTTTATATTAAATCAAAAATTCATCATTCTGGTGATGGTAAACCTGAACCTGTCCCTGGTCCACCTGGTGCTATTGTTACTAAATACTCTGATGCTCTTAAATTGTCTATGCAGTTTTTTGATATCCAAAAAT CTGGAAAGTTGGTGGACAATCAGATACCATGGAGGGGAGATTCTGGCCTTAAGGATGGTAATTCCGCGAAGCTTGACCTCACGAAGGGATTGTATGATGCTGGTGATCATATGAAATTTGGTTTTCCTATGGCTTTCACTGCCACTGTCTTGTCGTGGGCAATCCTCGAGTATGGGGATCAAATGGCTGTTGTAAAACAGTTGCAACCTGCTCAAGATAACCTTAAGTGGATAACCGACTATCTCATCAATGCACATCCTACAGATAATGTTCTTTACATTCAG gTTGGTGATCCTGACTTGGACCATAAATGTTGGGAGCGACCTGAAGCCATGACCGAGAAAAGGCCTCTAACACAAATAAACGCATCTACACCAGGGACAGAAGTAGCAGCTGAGACTGCAGCTGCTATGGCTGCCGCATCACTTGTGTTCAAGACAAGTAACTCTGACTATTCAAGCAACCTTTTGAAGCATGCTAAGCAGCTGTTTAACTTTGCGGACAAGTACAGGGGATCTTACAGTGAAAACATCCCTAAAGTCGCAACTTACTACAACTCAACAGGTTATGGAGATGAGCTCTTGTGGGCTGCCAGCTGGCTCTATCATGCCACTAAAGATAATACTTATCTTCAATATGTAAACGACAATGGGAAGGAATTCGCTAATTTTGGAAGTCCATCGTGGTTTAGTTGGGACAACAAACTTGCAGGAACACAG GTATTACTTTCTAGGGTAACTATGTTTGGATCAAAGGACCTTTCAAGCTCAGCAAATTCTGGCCTTCAGAATTACAGAGAAACTGCTGAAGCTGTTATATGTGGTCTGCTACCAAATTCACCAACAGCAACATCTAGCAGAACTGACG GTGGTCTGGTATGGATAAGTGATTGGAATGCTCTTCAGCATCCTGTTGCATCTGCATTTTTGGCCGTGGTCTATAGTGATTACATGCTTTCTTCTCGAACTGCAAGTGTATCTTGCAGTGGAAAATCCTACAAACCCTCGCAAATCCGAAAGTTTGCAATATCCCAG GCTGATTATGTCCTAGGGAAGAATCCTATGAAACTAAGCTTTCTTGTTGGTTACGGAGATAAATATCCACAGTATGTGCACCATAGGGGTGCCTCAATTCCAGCGGACGCAAAAACAGGTTGTGACGATGGATTTATATGGCTAAATTCGACAAAACCCAACCCAAATATCGCAGTTGGAGCGCTTGTTGGAGGACCATTCTTGAACGAAACATTCATTGATTCCCGCAATAATTCCATGCAAACTGAACCAAGCACATACAACAATGCCCTCGTTGTTGGCCTCCTCTCCGGTTTGATTACCACTTCTTCCGTTGTTCAATCTTTCACTTGA
- the LOC141604642 gene encoding putative HVA22-like protein g has protein sequence MIGFFFTRILVMIFGYMYPAYECFKSVERNKPEIEQLRFWCQYWILAAVLTVFERVADTFVSWVPMYCEAKLVFIIYLWYPKTKGTNFVYESFFKPFLSKHETVIDRNLLELRTRAGDLAFMYCQKAVGYGQTRIFEILHFVASQSTPKPRSTKTRKPQPQDEEPISPTTSTSSSQREDEMEDEQTSVMSAVPSSLKKAASVPFAPNSPRRPATPKADKPRTAKSLSPEDVVMEDTIQATRGRLRKTNSTVNK, from the exons atgatTGGATTCTTTTTTACCAGAATACTTGT TATGATTTTCGGGTACATGTACCCGGCATACGAGTGTTTTAAGTCCGTTGAGAGGAATAAACCCGAGATAGAACAGCTCCGCTTTTGGTGCCAGTATTG GATTTTAGCTGCTGTATTGACGGTTTTTGAGAGGGTTGCTGATACCTTCGTCTCATG GGTTCCGATGTACTGTGAGGCGAAACTGGTATTCATTATTTACCTGTGGTACCCAAAGACAAAG GGAACAAACTTTGTCTACGAGTCCTTCTTTAAACCTTTTCTTTCGAAGCATGAGACAGTAATTGATCGGAATTTGCTGGAACTGAGAACTCGAGCAGGAGATTTAGCTTTCATGTACTGTCAGAAAGCTGTAGGCTATGGTCAAACCAGAATTTTCGAGATTTTGCACTTTGTTGCCTCGCAATCTACCCCTAAGCCTCGTTCTactaagactcgaaagcctcagccaCAAGACGAAGAACCAATATCTCCGACTACAAGTACATCTTCTAGTCAACGGGAAGACGAGATGGAAGACGAGCAGACATCTGTTATGTCTGCTGTCCCAAGCTCACTGAAAAAGGCAGCATCAGTGCCATTTGCTCCTAACAGTCCCAGACGACCGGCTACTCCGAAAGCTGATAAGCCGCGAACGGCTAAGTCTCTTAGTCCGGAAGATGTTGTAATGGAGGACACTATTCAGGCTACACGAGGCCGATTGCGGAAGACAAACTCTACTGTAAATAAATGA